A window of Terriglobus sp. RCC_193 contains these coding sequences:
- a CDS encoding VWA domain-containing protein, which translates to MAHTLRSLACLSLCASVALAQQQQQPPVQLNTPVQQAPAPLPGQPASTGTSVQQVGDSTSQSFTLRVNSNVVLTNVVVRDKKTGAVIKDLKASDFTILENNKAQKISSFDYQTVDQAARLNEATVSGKAPTIAQILDRSMGADTKQLRDHRLIVMFFDLSSMQDEDIDRAVNAAKDYINKKMEPADLVAVASLSTSLSLDHDFTADKNQLLRTVGKFNGSNEGGAFANGATADTDVTSEDGTGFTADDTEYNNLNTDRQLYAIQTIAKSLEKLEQHKSMLYFSGGLTRQGIENQASMRAATNEAVKANMAIYSVDSRGLEALSPLGDASTGSLRGTSAYSGRAMQSRLDSNFSSQETLGTLASDTGGKFFSDSNDFAPAFAQIQHDTEAYYILGFRSTDQRRDGVFRHLTVKLNNHPDAKLEYRPGYYAPADFKHQKTEDREYALNEQLKSDLPAVDISMYLEAFYFRVSPNEYYISMSLIVPGSQIPFTRTKDQDKATLDIVGQVKNAQGIAVGNARETIKLAVDGNLGAARRNIQYSTGFSLAPGHYHVKFVARENETGNMGSFETDLVVPDQRKQTIKLSSVVLSSQRTPAAQQPRRPGPMPPGMQAPVNPLVQDGQQFVPNVPHVFRQDAHLYLLYELYDPAKAAAAAQQQASTEANAKQSGMKARPASGGIHVLTSIEFLQNGAKVFETPLVAADTLNEPERGAVGFSFDVPLDTLKPGTYICQVNVVDDTAGTFTFPRLALKIVAPTPTAAPATPAAPTSTSAAPAGN; encoded by the coding sequence ATGGCCCACACGCTCCGTTCGCTCGCATGTCTTTCGCTGTGCGCCAGTGTTGCACTTGCGCAGCAGCAACAACAGCCACCGGTGCAGTTGAACACACCGGTGCAACAGGCTCCTGCGCCGCTGCCCGGCCAGCCTGCTTCTACAGGCACCAGCGTGCAGCAGGTGGGCGACAGCACTTCGCAGAGCTTTACGCTGCGCGTGAATTCCAACGTGGTACTGACCAACGTGGTGGTGCGCGATAAGAAGACCGGCGCGGTCATCAAGGATTTGAAGGCTTCGGACTTCACCATTCTTGAAAACAACAAGGCGCAGAAAATCTCGTCATTCGACTATCAGACGGTGGACCAGGCAGCACGGCTGAACGAGGCCACGGTCAGCGGCAAAGCACCAACGATTGCGCAGATTCTGGATCGCAGTATGGGCGCGGATACGAAACAGTTGCGCGACCATCGTTTGATTGTGATGTTCTTCGACCTTTCCAGCATGCAGGATGAAGATATTGATCGCGCCGTGAATGCGGCGAAGGATTACATCAACAAGAAGATGGAACCCGCCGATCTGGTGGCCGTGGCCAGCCTGAGCACATCGCTTTCACTGGACCATGACTTCACTGCGGACAAGAACCAACTACTGCGCACGGTGGGCAAATTTAATGGCTCCAATGAAGGCGGTGCGTTTGCCAACGGTGCTACTGCCGATACGGATGTAACCAGTGAAGACGGCACCGGATTCACCGCCGACGACACGGAATACAACAACCTGAATACCGATCGCCAGTTGTACGCGATCCAGACCATTGCGAAGAGCCTGGAGAAGCTGGAACAGCACAAGAGTATGTTGTATTTCAGCGGCGGGCTGACACGGCAGGGGATTGAGAACCAGGCCAGTATGCGTGCCGCCACGAATGAAGCGGTGAAAGCAAACATGGCTATCTACAGCGTGGATTCACGCGGGCTGGAGGCGCTTTCGCCATTGGGCGATGCGAGCACCGGATCGCTGCGTGGCACCTCTGCATATAGTGGGCGCGCAATGCAGTCGCGGCTGGATTCCAACTTCTCCTCGCAGGAGACGCTGGGTACCCTTGCTTCAGACACTGGCGGCAAGTTCTTCTCGGACTCGAATGACTTTGCGCCTGCATTCGCGCAGATTCAGCACGATACCGAGGCGTATTACATTCTTGGCTTCCGTTCCACGGACCAGCGGCGCGATGGCGTGTTCCGCCACCTGACAGTTAAGTTGAATAACCATCCGGATGCAAAGCTGGAGTATCGTCCCGGCTATTACGCACCGGCTGACTTCAAACATCAGAAGACGGAAGACCGTGAATACGCTCTGAATGAACAGTTGAAGAGTGATCTTCCTGCCGTTGACATTTCGATGTATCTGGAAGCGTTCTACTTCCGTGTTTCGCCGAATGAGTATTACATTTCGATGTCGCTGATTGTGCCGGGATCGCAGATTCCCTTCACGCGCACGAAGGATCAGGACAAGGCGACGCTGGACATTGTTGGCCAGGTGAAGAATGCGCAGGGCATCGCGGTGGGCAATGCACGGGAAACCATCAAGCTAGCCGTCGATGGCAACCTGGGCGCGGCGCGGCGCAATATCCAATACAGCACTGGCTTCTCGCTGGCACCGGGACATTATCACGTGAAGTTTGTGGCACGAGAGAATGAGACGGGCAACATGGGTTCGTTTGAAACGGACCTTGTGGTTCCGGATCAGCGCAAGCAGACGATCAAGCTGTCCAGCGTGGTGCTGAGTTCGCAACGCACGCCTGCGGCGCAGCAGCCACGGCGTCCCGGCCCGATGCCTCCGGGGATGCAGGCACCGGTGAATCCGCTGGTGCAGGATGGGCAGCAGTTTGTGCCGAATGTGCCGCATGTCTTCCGTCAGGATGCGCACCTGTATCTGCTGTATGAGTTGTATGATCCGGCGAAAGCTGCCGCTGCGGCGCAACAACAGGCCTCTACCGAAGCGAATGCAAAACAGAGCGGCATGAAGGCGCGCCCCGCATCCGGCGGCATCCATGTGCTGACATCCATTGAGTTTCTGCAGAATGGTGCGAAGGTGTTTGAGACGCCGCTGGTGGCGGCGGACACGCTGAATGAGCCGGAGCGCGGTGCGGTGGGCTTCAGCTTTGATGTGCCGCTGGATACGCTGAAGCCGGGCACGTATATCTGCCAGGTGAATGTGGTAGATGACACTGCCGGAACATTCACTTTCCCTCGGCTGGCGCTGAAGATTGTTGCCCCCACGCCGACCGCTGCACCTGCAACGCCGGCGGCGCCCACTTCCACTTCCGCTGCTCCTGCGGGAAACTAG
- a CDS encoding VOC family protein — MQARATKDVLLQTPHLEEATAFYRDVLGLRVFLNTPDMVGLDAGAFSLYLDRAGALGPVLEFLVDDVADARRDLLDRGCTVIADDPSIPRLYLRDPFGLIYNVSQDAHAVKDDPEPIRDPEPPPHY, encoded by the coding sequence ATGCAAGCACGCGCCACAAAAGACGTTCTGTTGCAGACCCCGCATCTTGAAGAGGCCACGGCCTTCTATCGGGATGTGCTGGGTCTGCGCGTATTTTTGAACACACCAGACATGGTGGGCCTGGATGCAGGCGCGTTCTCGCTGTATCTGGATCGCGCGGGAGCGCTTGGCCCGGTGCTGGAGTTCCTGGTGGATGACGTTGCCGATGCACGCAGAGATTTGCTGGATCGCGGATGCACGGTGATTGCTGACGATCCTTCGATTCCACGACTGTATCTGCGCGATCCCTTTGGTCTGATCTACAACGTCAGCCAGGATGCGCATGCGGTGAAGGATGATCCGGAACCCATCCGCGACCCCGAGCCGCCGCCGCACTATTAA
- a CDS encoding Gfo/Idh/MocA family protein produces the protein MLNRRDFVRLAAAASAATSLPATMLPQAPKKIRYAAVGLGRISCQHFMPGTRLGQFGQITGLVSGHPDKAAKFAAEYGVPEKNIYTYETYDQMKNNPEIDAVYIGLPNNMHAEYTIRAAKAGKHVLCEKPMANTPADCKAMIDACRKANRKLMIAYRCQLEPTFLQARKMIQDGVIGKVWAIEAANGFNIGPNEWRSDAKYAGGGPLMDVGIYSLNACRWLLQEEPQDISAHSYVDPADPRFKGVEETIGWVMKFPSGAIATCNTTYGANQEGFTRLHGSKGVLEIFGYGYDGIHMSVRSRQQVEQPQPDTNKDPHQFVVESDYFSRCVLDNKEPGPNGEEGLRDIEAITRIYAAAKKA, from the coding sequence GTGCTGAATCGTCGTGACTTCGTTCGTCTTGCTGCCGCTGCTTCTGCAGCCACATCGCTTCCTGCAACCATGCTGCCGCAGGCACCGAAAAAGATTCGCTATGCCGCGGTGGGCCTTGGCCGAATCTCATGCCAGCACTTTATGCCGGGTACGCGCCTGGGACAGTTTGGCCAGATCACCGGACTGGTCAGCGGCCATCCGGATAAAGCTGCGAAGTTTGCCGCGGAATATGGCGTGCCGGAGAAAAACATCTATACGTACGAAACGTACGACCAGATGAAGAACAATCCCGAGATTGATGCCGTGTACATTGGCCTGCCGAACAACATGCATGCGGAGTACACCATCCGCGCGGCGAAGGCAGGCAAGCATGTGTTGTGTGAGAAGCCCATGGCCAACACACCCGCCGATTGCAAAGCGATGATCGACGCGTGCCGCAAGGCAAACCGCAAACTGATGATCGCGTATCGGTGCCAGTTGGAGCCCACGTTCCTGCAGGCGCGCAAGATGATTCAGGACGGTGTGATTGGAAAGGTATGGGCCATTGAAGCGGCAAACGGCTTCAACATTGGCCCAAATGAGTGGCGCAGCGATGCGAAGTATGCGGGCGGCGGCCCGCTGATGGATGTGGGTATCTATTCGCTGAACGCATGTCGATGGCTGCTGCAGGAAGAACCGCAGGACATCAGCGCGCATAGCTATGTTGACCCTGCCGACCCACGCTTTAAGGGTGTGGAAGAGACCATCGGTTGGGTGATGAAGTTTCCTTCCGGCGCCATTGCCACCTGCAATACGACGTATGGCGCAAATCAGGAAGGCTTTACCCGACTGCACGGCAGCAAGGGTGTGCTGGAGATTTTCGGCTATGGATACGACGGCATCCACATGAGTGTGCGGTCGAGGCAGCAGGTGGAACAGCCGCAGCCGGACACAAACAAAGACCCGCATCAGTTCGTGGTGGAAAGCGATTACTTCTCGCGCTGTGTTCTGGATAACAAGGAACCCGGCCCGAATGGCGAAGAAGGTCTGCGCGACATCGAAGCGATTACGCGCATCTATGCTGCGGCAAAGAAGGCATAG
- a CDS encoding aminotransferase class V-fold PLP-dependent enzyme — translation MRPDRRTFLKSAAACAPVAMMTSASADAQAAATIAVKLTPNSIPVADLPKHYDVETGIHNLENGYWGVMPRAVAQVYAEQSAYVNRNNSIWARNVLPGGACLAAGGREAREAIAKMVGVAHQEVAITRSGSDALQSLICNYKAIKPGDAVIYCDLDYDAMIASMDWLGDHRGAQVVKFDMPEPATTANILAAYEDVLKRTPNAKLLLVTQVSNRTGLVTPVKEIVAMARTRGVDTICDIAHGVACLDFQIADLGCDFAGWSVHKWTSAPLGTGAMYIRKSRIDDIDISYDNHEIPPHDISARVPAGTVNFAALLSIPTAADFHFAVGGAAKEKHLRSLRDRWVHAVADLSNVEICVPDDAARYCAITSFRLKGMHTNEQAQHLQQVLFEKYRVHTVWRKGVAKGPVIRVTPGLYSTFADSDALANALRKEHAMFA, via the coding sequence ATGAGACCGGATCGCCGTACCTTTCTGAAATCGGCTGCTGCCTGCGCACCTGTTGCCATGATGACTTCTGCAAGTGCTGATGCACAGGCCGCAGCGACTATTGCCGTGAAGTTGACGCCCAACTCCATTCCCGTGGCCGATCTGCCGAAACACTATGACGTGGAAACGGGCATTCACAACCTGGAGAACGGCTACTGGGGCGTGATGCCGCGCGCGGTGGCGCAGGTGTATGCGGAGCAATCGGCGTATGTGAATCGCAACAACTCCATCTGGGCGCGCAATGTGTTGCCCGGTGGTGCTTGTCTTGCCGCAGGTGGACGTGAAGCGCGTGAGGCCATTGCGAAGATGGTGGGCGTGGCGCATCAAGAAGTAGCAATTACACGTAGCGGTTCCGATGCGCTGCAATCGCTCATTTGCAACTACAAGGCAATCAAGCCGGGCGATGCGGTGATCTACTGCGATCTGGATTACGACGCGATGATTGCCAGCATGGACTGGCTGGGCGATCATCGCGGCGCGCAGGTGGTGAAGTTCGACATGCCGGAACCTGCGACGACGGCAAACATTCTTGCCGCTTATGAGGATGTATTGAAGCGCACGCCGAATGCGAAGCTGCTGCTGGTGACGCAGGTCTCCAATCGCACCGGGCTTGTTACGCCGGTGAAGGAGATTGTGGCGATGGCGCGTACGCGTGGCGTGGACACCATCTGCGATATTGCGCATGGCGTAGCGTGCCTTGATTTTCAGATTGCCGATCTGGGCTGTGACTTTGCCGGTTGGAGCGTGCATAAGTGGACTTCTGCGCCGCTGGGCACAGGCGCAATGTACATTCGCAAATCGCGCATTGACGACATTGACATTTCGTATGACAACCATGAGATTCCGCCGCATGACATCTCAGCCCGCGTGCCTGCAGGAACAGTAAACTTTGCCGCGTTGCTGTCGATTCCAACCGCTGCGGATTTTCATTTTGCTGTGGGTGGTGCTGCGAAAGAGAAACATCTGCGCAGCCTGCGTGATCGGTGGGTGCATGCGGTGGCAGATCTATCAAACGTGGAGATTTGCGTGCCGGATGATGCTGCGCGTTACTGCGCCATCACCAGTTTCCGGTTGAAGGGGATGCACACGAACGAGCAGGCGCAGCATCTGCAACAGGTCTTGTTTGAGAAGTATCGCGTGCATACGGTATGGCGAAAGGGTGTGGCGAAGGGGCCGGTCATCCGCGTGACACCGGGGCTGTACAGCACCTTTGCCGATAGCGATGCGCTGGCGAATGCGTTGCGCAAAGAACATGCGATGTTTGCCTGA
- the tyrS gene encoding tyrosine--tRNA ligase — translation MANFPPLSEQLDLITKGAAEIIPLDDLTKRIEASLASGKPMRIKAGFDPTAPDLHLGHTVLMRKLRHFQQLGHTVIFLIGDSTALIGDPTGKSQTRKPLTREQIEENAKTYQEQVFRILDKDKTEVRYNSEWLDKLDYGDFVKLLAQFTVSQMLEREDFHKRFNSEEPIALHELMYPIAQGYDSVALESDVELGGTDQKFNLMRGRDLQRHFGQQPQIVLMMPIIEGLDGVQKMSKSLGNAIGVNEPPFEMFGKLMTVGDDLMWRYWTLLTDVPASEIDTMKQKIADGSLHPMEVKKAMARTITAGFSSPEHALRAEENWATQFQKGGTSEDTERVSLAKVDLAFEEATNTIGTDRLMVAAGFCASMGEARRKRAEKAVKVDNATVEDARLALTAGSVELLVKLGKKTKIVTVS, via the coding sequence ATGGCTAATTTCCCGCCACTCAGCGAGCAGCTTGACCTGATTACCAAGGGCGCTGCCGAAATCATTCCGTTGGACGACCTGACGAAGCGCATTGAGGCTTCCCTTGCCAGCGGCAAACCCATGCGCATCAAAGCGGGGTTTGACCCCACCGCGCCGGACCTGCACCTGGGCCACACGGTGCTGATGCGTAAGCTGCGCCACTTTCAGCAGCTTGGCCACACGGTCATCTTCCTCATTGGCGATTCGACGGCGCTGATCGGCGACCCCACCGGGAAGTCGCAGACGCGCAAGCCGCTGACCCGCGAACAGATTGAAGAGAACGCAAAGACGTACCAGGAACAGGTCTTCCGCATTCTGGACAAGGACAAGACCGAGGTCCGGTACAACTCCGAGTGGCTGGACAAGCTGGATTATGGCGACTTTGTAAAACTGCTGGCACAGTTCACCGTTTCGCAGATGCTGGAGCGCGAGGACTTTCACAAACGCTTCAACAGCGAAGAACCCATTGCGCTGCATGAGCTGATGTACCCCATTGCGCAGGGGTATGACTCTGTTGCGCTGGAAAGCGATGTGGAGCTGGGCGGCACGGACCAGAAGTTCAACCTGATGCGTGGACGCGATCTGCAACGGCACTTCGGACAGCAGCCGCAGATTGTGCTGATGATGCCCATCATTGAAGGCCTGGATGGCGTGCAGAAGATGAGCAAGTCGCTGGGCAATGCCATTGGTGTGAATGAGCCGCCGTTTGAGATGTTCGGCAAGCTGATGACGGTGGGCGACGATCTGATGTGGCGCTACTGGACGCTGCTCACCGACGTTCCGGCCAGCGAAATTGACACGATGAAGCAGAAGATAGCCGATGGTTCTTTGCATCCCATGGAGGTAAAGAAGGCCATGGCGCGCACCATCACCGCAGGCTTCTCATCACCGGAACATGCGCTGCGCGCGGAAGAGAACTGGGCCACGCAGTTTCAGAAGGGCGGCACCAGCGAAGACACCGAACGCGTGTCTTTGGCGAAGGTTGACCTTGCGTTTGAAGAAGCGACGAACACCATCGGCACAGACAGGCTGATGGTGGCCGCTGGCTTCTGCGCCAGCATGGGCGAGGCGCGTCGCAAACGTGCCGAGAAGGCTGTGAAGGTGGACAACGCCACAGTAGAAGATGCGCGACTTGCGCTTACTGCTGGAAGTGTTGAACTGCTGGTGAAGCTGGGTAAGAAGACGAAGATCGTTACCGTCTCGTAA
- a CDS encoding alpha-L-fucosidase, producing MLSHLSRRRFLQGSAATVAAARAASMWPQSAMRIASGPFQPTWDSLKAHYKTPDWFRDAKFGIWAHWSAQCVPEQGDWYARRMYMQGDPIYEWHIKNYGHPTKFGFMEIDNLWKAEKWQPEQMMQLYQAAGAKYFFALANHHDNFDNYASTYHPWNSTRIGPKRDIIGTWEKVARAHGMKFGVSNHSSHAWHWFQVAYGYDAVGPLANQRYDAATLTKADGRGKWWEGYDPQVLYAGRTDLAMPDGVSTIAAQNAWHKDHDGKWHEEDPPQNPHFSELWFLRCKELFDKYSPDLVYFDDEELPFGDKGLSVTAHLYNTSVARHGSQQAVVFAKKPGPNHMGGFTLDIERSRSTEILAEPWQTDTCIGDWHYKRSIFEQHKYKSADTVIALLIDVISKNGNLLLSVPVRGDGSLDEDEHAFLQQLASWVPVHGEAIYGTRPWKVFGEGPPEPIEKNFSEKTRPHTAQDIRFTAKGNFVYAFVLAWPTDGKVRIKSMRRGGEHTPTSIHRVEILPHAAPLKWTQTADALEVTMPADKPNPYAYVLRITT from the coding sequence ATGCTCTCGCATCTATCCCGCCGTCGTTTTCTTCAGGGCAGCGCCGCTACGGTGGCTGCTGCACGTGCTGCTTCCATGTGGCCACAGAGCGCCATGCGCATTGCTTCCGGCCCGTTTCAACCGACGTGGGATTCGCTGAAGGCGCATTACAAAACGCCGGACTGGTTTCGCGACGCGAAGTTTGGCATCTGGGCGCACTGGAGCGCGCAGTGCGTGCCTGAGCAGGGCGATTGGTATGCCCGCAGGATGTATATGCAGGGCGATCCCATCTATGAGTGGCACATCAAGAACTATGGCCATCCCACGAAGTTTGGTTTCATGGAGATTGACAACCTGTGGAAGGCGGAGAAGTGGCAGCCGGAACAGATGATGCAGCTTTATCAGGCTGCGGGTGCGAAATACTTTTTCGCTCTTGCCAATCATCACGACAACTTTGATAACTACGCGTCGACATATCATCCGTGGAACTCCACGCGGATTGGGCCGAAGCGCGACATCATTGGCACGTGGGAAAAGGTTGCGCGTGCACATGGGATGAAGTTCGGTGTGTCGAACCACAGTTCGCATGCGTGGCACTGGTTCCAGGTGGCGTATGGATATGACGCCGTTGGCCCGCTTGCGAATCAGCGTTACGATGCGGCCACGCTGACCAAGGCCGATGGCAGAGGCAAGTGGTGGGAGGGATATGACCCGCAGGTTCTGTATGCGGGGCGCACCGATCTTGCCATGCCGGATGGCGTGAGTACCATTGCCGCGCAGAACGCGTGGCATAAAGATCATGACGGCAAGTGGCATGAAGAAGATCCGCCGCAGAATCCGCATTTTTCTGAACTATGGTTTCTACGTTGCAAGGAACTCTTCGATAAGTACAGCCCTGACCTTGTCTACTTTGACGATGAGGAACTGCCCTTTGGCGATAAGGGTTTAAGCGTGACGGCGCATCTGTACAACACCAGCGTTGCGCGGCATGGATCGCAGCAGGCTGTCGTGTTTGCGAAGAAGCCCGGCCCGAACCACATGGGCGGATTCACGCTGGACATCGAACGCTCACGCTCTACGGAAATCCTTGCGGAGCCGTGGCAGACGGACACATGCATTGGCGACTGGCATTACAAACGCTCAATCTTTGAGCAGCACAAATATAAATCCGCCGATACGGTCATTGCGCTGTTGATTGATGTGATCAGCAAAAATGGCAACCTGCTGCTGAGCGTTCCGGTGCGTGGCGATGGCAGCCTTGACGAAGATGAGCACGCATTTCTGCAGCAGCTCGCTTCATGGGTGCCCGTGCACGGCGAAGCCATCTATGGCACGCGTCCGTGGAAGGTCTTTGGTGAAGGGCCACCGGAGCCGATTGAAAAAAACTTCAGCGAGAAGACACGGCCACACACGGCGCAAGACATTCGCTTCACCGCGAAAGGCAATTTTGTGTACGCGTTTGTGCTGGCGTGGCCGACGGATGGCAAGGTACGTATCAAGTCGATGCGGCGTGGCGGCGAACATACGCCAACTTCGATTCATCGCGTGGAGATATTGCCGCACGCTGCGCCGCTGAAGTGGACGCAGACGGCGGATGCGTTGGAAGTTACGATGCCTGCGGACAAGCCGAATCCCTACGCTTATGTGCTGCGCATCACGACGTAG
- a CDS encoding serine hydrolase: MQQVVQGYVHENHFMGVVLVAEGDRILLQQAYGEADLEWHTPHTLDGRFRIGSLTKQFTAASILLLVQQGKVHLDDPIRTYYPDAPAAWDQVTIRRLLNHTAGMPNFTSLPDYASTQRLPVTPQQLIVRFRDKPLDFAPGTKMKYSNSGYALLGWVIEKAGGMPYREFLQKNIFAPLNMTETGYDDAATIVPKRVHGYALQDGKFRNADFIDMSIPYAAGGFYSTADDLLKWERGLYGGKVLLQESLHIMLTPEAKQTYAFGISEHTVAGHKRYDHDGGIDGFNADMIHYPEKQLSVIVLSNVEGIIADRIADALGRFAMGENVILPFERKEASIAPSLLNEYAGAYTEADGTQDVITVEDGHLVLTSGTRKRPPLFAESETRFFSRTMDLQAEFHRDAGKVSSLTITLGGNPTIAIRH, encoded by the coding sequence ATGCAGCAGGTCGTGCAGGGTTATGTTCATGAAAACCACTTCATGGGCGTGGTACTGGTGGCAGAGGGAGACCGCATTCTTCTGCAGCAGGCCTATGGCGAAGCTGACCTGGAGTGGCATACGCCACACACGCTTGATGGCCGCTTTCGCATCGGCTCGCTGACCAAGCAGTTCACCGCAGCCAGCATTCTTCTTCTGGTGCAACAGGGCAAGGTGCATCTGGATGACCCCATCCGCACTTACTATCCCGATGCTCCCGCAGCATGGGACCAGGTCACCATCCGCCGGCTGCTGAACCATACAGCAGGCATGCCGAACTTCACCAGCCTGCCCGACTATGCCAGCACACAGCGCCTTCCCGTAACCCCGCAGCAGTTGATCGTGCGCTTTCGCGACAAACCTCTGGACTTCGCACCCGGCACGAAGATGAAGTACAGCAACTCCGGCTACGCGCTGCTGGGATGGGTGATTGAAAAAGCAGGCGGCATGCCGTATCGCGAGTTCCTGCAGAAGAACATCTTCGCGCCGCTGAACATGACGGAAACCGGATATGACGATGCTGCCACCATCGTTCCCAAGCGCGTTCATGGCTACGCTCTGCAGGATGGAAAATTTCGCAACGCTGACTTCATCGACATGAGCATTCCTTACGCCGCAGGTGGCTTCTATTCCACGGCGGACGATCTGCTCAAGTGGGAACGTGGTCTCTACGGCGGTAAGGTGCTTTTACAGGAATCGCTGCACATCATGCTGACGCCCGAGGCAAAGCAAACCTACGCTTTCGGCATTTCCGAACACACCGTTGCTGGGCACAAGCGTTATGACCACGATGGCGGCATCGACGGATTCAACGCCGACATGATCCATTACCCCGAGAAACAACTCAGCGTGATTGTGCTGTCGAACGTCGAAGGCATCATCGCAGATCGTATTGCCGATGCGCTGGGTCGTTTCGCTATGGGCGAAAACGTAATCCTGCCGTTCGAGCGCAAAGAAGCATCCATTGCACCATCGCTGTTGAACGAGTACGCCGGAGCCTACACCGAAGCCGATGGAACACAGGATGTCATCACGGTGGAAGATGGCCATTTAGTGCTGACATCCGGCACGCGGAAACGGCCTCCGCTCTTTGCAGAATCGGAGACACGCTTCTTCTCGCGCACAATGGACTTACAGGCAGAGTTTCATCGTGATGCGGGCAAAGTTTCTTCCCTCACCATCACGCTCGGCGGCAATCCGACAATCGCCATACGACACTAA
- a CDS encoding APC family permease, translating to MARSHARKLKLIPLLAATYFMVSGGPYGLEDIIGFAGYGRALLLLFFLPFMWSLPTALMLGELSAAMPEEGGFYVWVRRAMGPFWGFQEAWLSLAASIFDMAIYPTIFVDYLGRVAPAMTSGHRGLALEIGVVLLSALWNLRGAKSVGDGSVFIWLLALSPFVALVVLAVYTGSHTPHAAMSAPSHIDLPAAILVAMWNYMGWDNATTIASEVEEPQRTYPRVMLLAAGMVMLTYLIPIAAVAWAGIPADRFSTGAWADAAHLLGGTALAVGVVLAGSLDSMGTFNALTLSYTRLPYAMACDGLLPRALAKRNRNAVPWVSLIVCATCWALALKLTFERLITIDVLLWGLSLILEFAALIILRRRQPQMPRPFRVPGPTWFAVVLGCGPVGLVFFALWAARGEHVGSIPAVLFALIIAACGIPLYLLASRSMLRSRHRKAS from the coding sequence ATGGCACGATCGCACGCGCGCAAACTGAAGCTGATCCCGCTGCTGGCGGCGACGTATTTCATGGTGTCTGGCGGTCCATACGGACTGGAAGACATCATCGGCTTCGCCGGTTATGGGCGCGCACTTCTGCTGCTGTTCTTTCTGCCCTTTATGTGGAGCTTGCCCACAGCCTTGATGCTGGGCGAACTCTCTGCCGCCATGCCGGAAGAGGGTGGCTTTTACGTTTGGGTGCGGCGTGCCATGGGGCCGTTCTGGGGATTTCAGGAAGCATGGCTGTCGCTGGCCGCCTCCATTTTTGACATGGCCATCTACCCGACGATCTTCGTCGACTACCTTGGTCGCGTAGCACCAGCTATGACCAGCGGACATCGCGGCCTGGCGCTTGAGATTGGCGTGGTGCTTCTCTCGGCACTGTGGAATCTGCGTGGCGCCAAGTCGGTGGGTGACGGGTCGGTCTTCATCTGGCTGCTGGCGCTCAGTCCGTTCGTCGCGCTGGTTGTTCTTGCGGTCTATACCGGATCGCACACACCGCACGCGGCGATGAGCGCGCCTTCGCACATCGATCTCCCCGCTGCCATCCTTGTGGCCATGTGGAATTACATGGGGTGGGACAACGCAACCACCATCGCCAGCGAAGTGGAAGAGCCGCAGAGAACGTATCCGCGCGTGATGCTGCTGGCCGCAGGCATGGTCATGCTCACGTACCTCATTCCGATTGCGGCAGTGGCATGGGCAGGCATTCCCGCGGATCGCTTCTCCACCGGCGCATGGGCCGATGCAGCGCATCTTCTCGGCGGTACAGCATTGGCAGTGGGTGTGGTGCTGGCAGGATCGCTCGACAGCATGGGTACATTTAACGCACTCACACTCAGTTACACTCGCCTGCCTTACGCGATGGCATGTGACGGCCTGCTACCGCGCGCATTGGCAAAACGCAATCGCAACGCTGTGCCATGGGTTTCGCTGATCGTATGCGCCACATGCTGGGCGCTGGCGCTGAAGCTTACTTTTGAACGCCTCATCACTATCGACGTGCTGCTATGGGGGCTATCGCTGATCCTGGAGTTTGCCGCACTGATCATCCTGCGGCGACGTCAGCCGCAGATGCCGCGCCCTTTCCGCGTACCCGGCCCCACGTGGTTCGCAGTGGTGCTGGGGTGCGGCCCTGTCGGTCTGGTCTTCTTTGCGCTCTGGGCCGCGCGGGGTGAACATGTGGGCAGCATCCCCGCGGTGCTATTCGCGCTGATCATCGCAGCCTGCGGTATTCCCTTGTACCTGCTCGCGTCGCGGAGTATGCTGCGTTCGCGTCACCGCAAAGCTTCGTAA